A region of the Streptomyces durocortorensis genome:
GTGTGAAGTATTGACGGCCCTGTATCGGCGCGGTTAACTCCAGCCGCAACGCCGGTACCGGTTCCGGAACCGGTACCGAACGCCTCGCCCGGCATGACCACCGCCCTGCACCTGCCCGTCCCTTTTGCCTGCCCTGCCGCCCTGCAAGGCCCTCTGGAGGACCAGATGCGCGTCACCATCGCCGATGTCGCCCGTGAGGCCGGCGTCAGCAAGACGACCGTGTCACGGGTCATCAACACCAAGGGTGAGGTGGACCGTTCCACGGCCGCCCGCGTTCGTGAAGTGATCGCACAGCTCGGCTATGTGCCCAGCTCCGGCGCCGTCGGTCTCGCCCGCGGCTCCAGCCGGACGGTCGGCATGCTGGTGCCCTCGCTGACCTGGCCGTGGATGGGGGAGCTGCTCCAGGGCGTCGTCGACACCGTCGAGGCCGCCGACTACGGGCTGCTGCTCTTCACCTGCAACCGCGGGGCCGAGTCCGTCCAGCGCTTCACCAGCCAGGTGTCCGCGCGCGCCTTCGACGGGCTCGTCGTCGTGGAGCCCGAGAACACCCTCGGCCACCTCACCGAACTGCACCGCGGCGGCCTGCCGATCGTGCTCATCGACGACCGCGGCCACCACCCCGAATTCCCCTCCGTCGTGACCACCAACCACGAGGGAGGCGCGTCCGCGGCCCGCCACCTGCGCGCCGCCGGACGCACCCGCCCCCTGGTCCTGACCGGCCCCCGGAACTTCGGCTGCGTACGGGACCGGCGAGACGGATTCCACTCCGTCCTGCCCACCGATCTCGTCGTCGAGGGAGACTTCACCGAACGCGGCGGCCGTCTTGCCGTCGAGGAACTCCTCGCGCGGGGTGCCGAGTTCGACTCGGTCTTCGCGCACAACGACATCAGCGCGGCAGGCGTGCTCCGCGCCCTGCGGGCGGCCGGGCGCCGGGTCCCGGACGACATCGCCGTCGTCGGCTTCGACGACATCCCGATGGCCGAACACACCGAACCGCCGCTGACCACCGTGCGCCAGCCCACCCGCCGGATGGGCGAGACGGCGGCCCGGATGCTGCTCTCCCGCCTCGGCGGCACGCCCGTACCCGACGGCCCGGCCGTGCTGCCCACCGAACTGGTCGTGCGCCACTCGGCGCCGTGAGCGACCCGGCCGCCCGGCCGCGCCCCGCTTCGCACCCTTCCGCCCGCCGGATCTCCCCGACCCGGCAGCCCCTCCCTGGAGTCGTCATGTCCGTACGCCGTCGTACCACCCTCAGAGCGGTCGCCGCCGCCACCGCCGTGGTGGCGCTCGCCGCCGGTTGCTCGAACGCCAACTCGGGAGCCGACAAGGGGGGCGACGCCGCCGGCGTACTGACCCTGGGCAAGCCGGACGGGCCGCAGACGAACAACAGCAACCCGTTCCTCAACACCTCGGCCGGCGCGGTCCTCGGCTACCGCTACATGATCTACGAGCCGCTGGCGATGACGAACATGATCAAGCCCGCCGAGAAGGCCGACCCGTGGCTCGCCACCGCGTGGGAGTGGCAGGACAACTTCACCGAGGTCACCTTCACCCTGGACGAGCGGGCCAAGTGGGCCGACGGCAGGCCCCTGACCGCCGCCGATGTGGAGTTCACCTTCAACCTCCTGAAGAAGCACCCGGCGCTCAACGGGAACGGCATCCCCTTCGACGGGATCGCGGTCGAGGGCGAGAAGGTCGTCCTGACCTTCAAGGAGTCCCAGTTCGTCAACCAGAACAAGATCATCCAGACCTTCATCGTGCCCAAGCACATCTGGGAGAAGGTCGAGAACCCGGAGACCTGGCCCAACCGCACCCCGGTCGGCTCCGGACCGTACAAGCTCAAGACGTTCACCCCGCAGACCACCACCCTGACCGCCACGCCGAGCTACTGGAACGGCGACACCAAGGTCAAGGAGCTGCGCTACACCGCGTACAACGACAACAGCGCCGCCACCACCGCCCTGGCCACCGGCAAGGTCGAGTGGTCCTTCGTCTTCATGCCGAACCACAAGCGGCTGTTCATCGACAAGGACCCCCAGCACCACCACCTCTGGTTCCCCTCCGGCCTCGGCATCCACGGCCTGTGGTTCAACACCGCCCGCAAGCCCTTCGACAACCCGGCCCTGCGCAGGGCGATGGCCATGGTCGTCGACCGCAAGGCCATCCACATCCAGGCGCAGGCCACGCTCTACCCGGAGATCACCAACCCCACCGGCATCCCGCTGCCCGCCGGTGAGCCCTTCCTCGCCCCCGAGTACGAGAACGCCACCACCGAGCCCGACGTCGCCGGGGCCAAGAAGGTGCTCGCCGAGGCAGGGTTCACGCTCAGCGGCGGCGTGCTCAAGGACCCGGGCGGCAAGCCGGTGAAGCTGACCTTCACCGACCCGGCCGGGTGGAACGACTACATCACCGGTCTCGCGATCATCAAGGACGACATCAAGGAGATCGGCATCGAGGCCGAGGTCAGGACCCAGACCGCGGAGGCCTGGGGCACCGACGTGGCCAACGGCAACTTCGACGCCACCCTGCACTGGACCAACAGCGGCGCCACGCCCTACGACATGTACCAGAACGTCATGGACGGGGCGATCCTCCAGCCCATCGGCAAGAGCTCACAGGCGGGCAACTTCGGGCGCTTCAAGAGCCCGGAGGCCACCGCCGCGCTCAAGGAGTACGCCAACGCCACCACGGACGGCGCCCGCACCAAGGCCCTCAACACCCTCCAGAAGATCTTCGTCGAGCAGGCCCCCATGATCCCGACGGCCGCCGCGCCCATCGGAGCCGAGTACTCCACGAAGAACTGGACCGGCTGGCCCACCGAGGCCGACCCCTACGCCCCGCCGCAGCACACCCAGCCGTCCGCGCTGGAGATCGTGCTGAGCCTCAAGCCCACCGCCAAGTAGGCGCGGGGAGACGGGAGGAAGCGGCCATGACCACCGATCAGTCCGAGAACGTGCGGACCGGCGCCGCCGTAGGCACCGACGCCGCCATGAGCACCGACCCGACCGGCGCCGACGTCGTGCTCGAAGCACGCGGAGTCACCAAGCACTTCCCCCTGCGCCGCACCGCGCGCGACCTGTTCGCCCGCGAGCGCCGCAGCGTCCACGCCGTCGACGACGTCTCGCTCCGGCTGGCACGCGGCACCGTCACGGCCCTGGTGGGGGAGTCCGGCTCGGGCAAGTCCACCGTCGCCCGCCTGCTGGCCCAGCTCCACCCGCTCACCTCGGGGGAGATCCGGCTGGGCGGGACGCCGGTGGTGGCCGGTCGTGGCCGGTCCTTCCGCCGTTACGTACGCCGGGTCCAGCTGATCTTCCAGGACCCGTTCGCCTCGCTGAACCCGGTGCACACCGTGCGCTACCACCTGACCCGCTCCCTGAAGATCCACGGCCGGGCGGGGCGCGGGGGAGCGGAGCTGGAGGAGAACCTGGCGGCGCTGCTGAACCGGGTCCAGCTGACCCCGCCCCAGCAGTTCCTGGAAAAGTTCCCGCACGAGCTGTCGGGCGGCCAGCGCCAGCGCGTCGCGATCGCCCGGGCGCTCGGTGCCGACCCGCAGGTCCTCCTCGCCGACGAACCCGTCTCCATGCTCGACGTGTCGATCCGGCTCGGCGTCCTCAACCTGCTGCGCGACCTCAAGGAACGCCTCCACCTGGCGATCCTCTACATCACCCACGACATCGCCTCCGCCCGCTACTTCGCCGACACCACCCTCGTGATGTACGCGGGCCGGATCGTCGAGGGCGGCGACAGCGAGCGCGTCACCCAGCACCCCGCCCACCCCTACACCCAGCTCCTGATCGCCTCCGCGCCCGACCCCGACCGGGTCGTCGCCCAGGAGGAACAGGAGGAGACCGGCACGGGCGAGCCGCCCTCGCTGATCGCCCCGCCCGCCGGCTGCCGCTTCCACCCCCGCTGCCCGAAGGCCATGGAGCGCTGCCGCACCGAGCCGCCGCCGCGCTTCGACCTGGCGGACGGTCAGTGGGCGGCCTGCTGGCTCTACGAGGGCACGGGCACGCGGGTCGACGAAGGCGCGAGCACCAAGGAGGTCTCCCGGTGAAGTACGTCCTCCAGCGCGTCGCCTTCTACACCGTCACCGCCTGGGCCGCGATCACCATCAACTTCCTCATCCCCCGGCTCATGCCGGGCGACCCCGTCCAGGCCCTGCTCAGCCGCTATCAGGGCCAGCTCGACACCAAGGCCATCGACTCCCTGAAGGCCCTGTTCGGCCTCGACGAGCAGCAGTCGATGTGGCAGCAGTACACCGACTACTGGGCCCACCTCCTCGACGGCGACCTCGGCCTCTCCTTCACCTTCTTCCCCACCCCGGTCAGCGAGGTCATCGGCCAGTCCCTGCCCTGGACGCTCGCCCTGGTCGGCGTGACCACCCTCATCAGCTTCGTCCTCGGCACCGGCATCGGCGTCTACAGCGGCTGGAAGCGCGGCTCCTGGCTGGACGGGCTGCTGCCCGTCACCACCTTCATCTCCTCCATCCCCTACTTCTGGCTGGGCCTCGTCGCCATCGCCCTGTTCGCCGAGAAGTGGTCGCTGTTCCCCGGCTCCGGCGGCTACGACAACGCGCTGGTCCCCGCCTTCGACTGGCCGTTCGTCTCCAGCGCCCTCTACCACGCGGTCCTGCCCGGCGTGACGATCGTCCTCAGCGCAGTGGCGGGCTGGATTCTCGGCATGCGGAACATGATGGTCACCGTCTCCTCCGAGGACTACGTGATGGTGGCGCAGGCCAAGGGGCTGCCCGAGCGGCGCGTGATGTTCGGCTACGCCGCCCGCAACGCCGTCCTCCCCAACATCTCCGGCTTCGCCCTCTCCCTCGGCTTCATCGTCGGCGGCACCCTGCTCGTCGAGATGGTCTTCACCTATCCCGGCATCGGCTTCCAGCTGCTCCAGGCGGTCGGCGCCAAGGACTACCCCCTGATGCAGGGCGTCTTCCTGATCATCACGCTCTCCGTGCTCGCCGCGAACCTGCTGGCCGACCTCGTCTACGCCGCCCTCGACCCCCGCACCCGGAAGGAGGCGTAGGGCTCCGTGTCCAGCACCCTCGTCCACGCCGCCCGCCCCCGTATCCGGAAGGCCTGAGGCCCCATGTCCGCCACCCCCACCGACGCCGCCGTCCTCGGCGGCGCACCCGCGCCCGCGGCGCCCACCCGGCGGGCCCGGCTCCGCTTCCTGCGCGGCGGGAAGACCCGCACCGGCCTGATCATGCTGGCGTTCTTCGTCCTGCTGGCCGTCGCAGGACCGTGGCTCGCCCCGTACGACCCCGACGCCATGAGCGACCAGCTGCTCCAGCCGCCCTCCGGAGCCCACTGGTTCGGCACCACGCACACCGGGCAGGACGTCTTCTCGCAGATCCTCATCGGAACCCGGGGCGTCCTCGTCGTCGGACTGCTGGCCGCCGTCATCGCGACCGTGCTGTCCGTGCTGGTCGGGGTGAGCGCCGGATTCCTCGGCGGGGCGGCCGACGAGATCCTCTCCGCACTCTCCAACATCTTCCTGGTGCTGCCCGGGCTCCCGCTGATCATCATCGTCGCGAGCTTCGTCCCCGACACCGGGGACCTGATCATCGCCGTCGCCATCGCACTGACCTCCTGGGCCTGGGGCGCCCGCATCCTGCGCGCCCAGACCCTGTCGCTGCGCCGCCGCGACTACGTGGAGGCCGCCCGCGCCACCGGCGAGTCCACTCCGCGGATCATCCTGTTCGAGATCCTGCCGAACCTCACCGCCGTCATCGCCTCCGGCTTCGTCGGCACGGTCATCTTCGCCGTCCTCACCGAGATCACCCTCGCCTTCATCGGGGTCGCCGACATCTCCCACTGGAACTGGGGCACCGTCCTCTTCTGGGCCCAGTCCAACCAGGCCCTCGCCCAGGGCGCCTGGTGGTGGTTCGTCCCGGCCGGCCTGTGCATCGCCCTGCTGGGCACCGCACTCGCCCTGATCAACTTCGGCATCGACGAGTTCGTCAACCCCCGCCTGCGCACCGCCACCGGCTCCTCCCGGAAGGTCAGGATGCGGGTCGGCTTCACCCCCGTGGCCCGGAGGTCCGCCGGTGACGGACCTCGTCGGCACAGCAGCAAGGAGCCGCGCACATGAGCGCCGAGCCGGTCCTGACCATCAGCGGACTCAACGTCGACTACGGCACCGACAGAGCCGCCGTCCACGCCCTGCGCGACATCGACCTCACCCTCCACCGCGGCGAAGTCCTGGGCCTGGCGGGGGAGTCGGGCTCCGGGAAGTCGACGCTCGCCTACGCCGCGACCCGGCTGCTGTCGCCGCCCGGCGTCATCACCGGGGGAGAGGTCCACTACCACCGGCCCGGCGGCGACCGGATCGACATCCTCTCCCTCGCCCCGGAGCAGCTGCGAGCCTTCCGCTGGCAGGAGCTGTCCATCGTGTTCCAGGGGGCGATGAACTCCCTCAACCCGGTGCACACCGTCCACAGCCAGCTCACCGATGTCCTGAAAGCCCACCGCCCTGACCTCAGGAAGTCCCAACGCGCCGACCGGGCAAAGGAGTTGCTCGGCCTGGTCGGCATCTCCGCCGACCGGCTCGCCGCCTACCCGCACCAGCTCTCCGGCGGCATGCGGCAGCGTGTGATGATCGCGATGGCCCTCGCCCTGGATCCCGAGATCGTCATCATGGACGAGCCCACCACCGCGCTGGACGTCGTGATGCAGCGGCAGATCCTGCGACGGCTGGTCCGGTTGAGGGAACAGCTGAACTTCTCGGTCGTGTTCATCACCCACGACATCTCGCTCCTGATCGAATTCTCGGACCGGATCGCGATCATGTACGGGGGCCGCATCGTGGAGGAGGCGGGCGCGGCGGAGATCTACCGCGACCCACGCCACCCCTACAGCGACGGGCTGCTCCACTCCTTCCCCGCGCTGCACGGCCCCCGCCGCGAAATGACCGGCATCCCCGGCTCTCCGCCCCACCTGTCCGCGATGCCCAACGGCTGCGCCTTCCACCCGCGCTGCGCCCAGGCCTTCGCACCCTGCGCCACACAGATCCCGCCGCTCGCCCCGCCCGCGCCGGGACCGGCCGCTGAGGCCGCCGTCCCGGGCGAGGCACCCGCATCCGGCCGCCGCGAGGTCGCCTGCCACCTGCACGCCCCCGGCCCCGATTCCGCTCGCGCCCCCGGAGCACCGCTGCCCGAGCCGACCGTCTAGCGCCGCCCCCGCCCGCGCATGCCCACGCCTACGCCTACGGAGACCGATGAACCCCGCCACCACCCCGCAGCGACAGAGGCTCCTCCGTCCCGCCCCGGTACGCGGGCTCCCGGCCGACTTCCGCTGGGGCGTCGCCACCTCCTCGTACCAGATCGAGGGCGCGGCCGCCGAGGACGGCCGCACCCCGTCCATCTGGGACACCTTCTGCCGGGTGCCCGGGGCCGTCGAGGGCGGTGAGCGCGGCGATGTGGCCTGCGACCACTACCACCGGATGTCCGAGGACGTGGAGCTGATCGCGGGCCTCGGCGTCGACACGTACCGCTTCTCGCTCGCCTGGCCCCGCATCCAGCCGGGCGGCCGGGGCCCGGTCAACACCAAGGGCCTCGACTTCTACCAGCGGCTGGTCGACGAGCTCCGGGGGCGGGGCGTCACCCCCTGGATCACCCTCTACCACTGGGACCTTCCGCAGGAACTGGAGGACGCGGGAGGCTGGCCCGAGCGGGACACCGCCCTGCGCTTCGCGGAGTACGCGGCCCTCGCCCACGACGCCCTCGGCGACCGGGTCGAGCACTGGACCACACTGAACGAGCCCTGGTGCTCGGCGATGCTCGGTTACGCCTACGGGCTCCACGCCCCCGGCCGCCGCGACCTCGGAGCCGCCCTGCACGCCGTCCACCACCTGCTCCTGGGCCACGGACTGGCCGCCGGTGCGCTGCGGGACGCGGCGGGCGGCAACCCCCTGGAGCTGGGCATCACCCTCAACCTGGGCACCGCCACGCCCGAGACGGACAGCGAGGCCGACCGCGAGGCGTGCCGCCGCGCCGACGGCATGGGCGCCCGGCTCTACCTCGACCCGGTCGTCCACGGCCGCTATCCCGAGGACGTCATCGCGGACCTGGCCGCCCAGAACATCGAACTCCCGGTACGGGACGGCGATGCGGCGGCCATCGCCACCCCGATCGACGTGCTCGGCGTCAACTTCTACCGGGGCGCGCTGTTCTCCGGGGTCACCGACGACGGCTCGCCCATCGACGCCGAAGGGGTGCCGGTGGTCCGGATGGTGGACCGTGATCTGCCGCGTACGGCCATGGGCTGGGAGATCAACCCCACCGAACTGACCGACCTGCTCCTGCGGTTGGAGCGTGACTACGGACTGCCGACCGTCATCACGGAGAACGGCGCGGCCTTCGATGACACCGTGGCCCCCGACGGCTCCGTCCCCGACGCCGACCGCACCGCCTACCTCGCCGACCACATAGCCGCCGTCGTCGCGGCCCGCGCCCAAGGGGCCGACGTCCGGGGCTACTTCGCCTGGTCGCTGATGGACAACTTCGAGTGGGCGTACGGCTACGGCAAGCGGTTCGGCATCGTCCGCGTCGACTACGACACCCAGGTCCGCACGCTCAAGGACAGCGCGAAGTGGTACCGCAACACGATCGGCCTCACCCGCGCCGGGACCGCCTGACCCACCAGAAGCGCCAGGGCACGCCCGGCAACTCCCCGAGCAACTCCACCCCGAGAAGAGAGCGCTCCCATGTCCCGCATCCCGCACCCCCGCTCCCGCCCCCGAAAGGGCGGAAGCAGACCCGCCACGGCCGTCTTCGCCGCCGCGGCCGTCCTGGCCACCCTGCTCGCCGGACCGGCCACCAGCACCGCCGTCGCGGCCGCCGACGACCCGGCCCCCGTCCTCATCGACCGCTTCGAGGGCGAGGTGCCGCTCGGCAGCACCCCGCCCGCCGACGCGATCTTCACCTGGGGCGGTGACGCGGACGACCACCCGCGGCTGGAGCTCGCCGAGCGTGCCGACGCCCCCGAGGGCGGACACGTCCTCGAAGGCTCCTACGACATAAGCGCGTACGGCGGGTTCAGCCATGAGTTCGCCGTGGACACCCCGCCGCAGGACTGGACCGCGCACCAGGGCATCCGCTTCTGGTGGTACGGCCAGAACACCGCGCCCCTGCCGCCCGGTTCGGGCAAACGGATCAACTTCGAGATCAAGGACGGCGGAGCCAACGGCGGCGCGTCCGAGCTGTGGACCACCTCGTTCACGGATGACTGGGAGGGCTGGCAGCTCGTCGAGATCCCCTTCGCGGACTTCGAATACCGCACCGACTACCAGCCCGTCGGCGGCATCGACCAGGTCCTCGGCCTCAACGAGATGTGGGGCTACGCCCTCACCCTGCCCGGGGGCGCACCCGGCGATTTCGCCCTCGACGCCGTCGAGCTGTACGGCAAGGCCGACCCGGCCCTGACAGCAGCCGTGGTCACCGACGCGGCGGTCCACCCGCTGAAGAACGGCGAAACGGCCCAGGTGGCCATCTCCGTCGCCACCACCGGCTCCGTCCCCACCGAGGAACCGGTCACCGTCACGTACGCCACGAAGGGCGGCACGGCCGAGGCGGGCAAGGACTACACCCCGGTCACCGGCAGCCACACCTTCCCCGCGGGCACCCCCTCCGGCACCACGCACAAGGTCGCCGTCCGCACGGCACAGGCGTCGAAGGCCTCCGAGGCGAGGACGATCCCCCTGGAACTGACGGTCACCGGCGCGAAGGCCCCCCGGGAGAACCCGCAGGTCGTCATCGACGCCCACGGACTCCCGTACCAGAACGCCGAGTTGCCCGTTCAGCAGCGGGTCGCGGACCTGCTGGCACGTATGTCACCCGCCGAAAAGGCGGGCCAGATGACCCAGGCCGAACGCAACGCGCTCCGCGCCCCCGGGGACATCGCCGCCTACGACCTGGGCTCGCTGCTCTCCGGCGGCGGCTCGGTCCCCACCCCCAACACGGCCGCCGCCTGGGCGAAGATGGTCGACGCCTACCAGCTGCGCGCCCGGGCCACCCGCTTCCAGATCCCGCTGATCTACGGCGTGGACGCGGTGCACGGCCACAACAACGTCGTCGGCGCCACGATCATGCCGCACAACATCGGCATCGGCGCGGGCCGCGACCCCAGGAGCGCCGAGAGGACCGGTGCGATCACCGCCAAGGAAGTCCGCTCCACCGGCGTCCCGTGGGACTTCGCCCCGTGCGTCTGCGTCACCCGTGACGAGCGCTGGGGCCGCTCCTACGAGGCGTTCGGCGAGGACCCGGCGCTCGTCGAGGCCATGGAGACGGTCATCCAGGGCATGCAGGGCAGCCCCTCCGGCAAGGACCTGCACCGCAATGACAAGGTGCTCGGAAGCGCGAAGCACTTCGTCGGCGACGGCGGCACCGCGTACGGCTCATCCACCACCGGCTCGTACACGACCGACCAGGGCGTCACCAAGGTCACCCGCCAGGAACTGGAAGCGGTCCACCTGTCCCCGTTCGCGGAGTCGGTGAAGCGGGGCGTCGGCACGATCATGCCCTCGTACTCCTCGCTCGACGTCATCGGCGACGGCCGGGGCCCGGTGAAGATGCACGCCCACGCCGAGATGATCAACGGCGTCCTCAAGGACCGGATGGGCTTCGAGGGCTTCGTGATCAGCGACTGGCAGGCCATCGACCAGATCCCCGGCGACTACCCGAGCGACGTCCGTACGGCGGTCAACGCCGGTCTGGACATGATCATGGTCCCGACGGCATACCAGGACTTCACCAGGACGCTGAAGGAAGAGGTCGCGGCGGGCCGGATCAGCCAGGCCCGGATCGACGACGCGGTCTCCCGCATCCTCACCCAGAAGTTCCGCCTCGGCCTCTTCGAGAAGCCGTACGCGGACACCACCCACCTGGACAAGGTCGGCTCGGCCGAACACCGTGCGGTGGCCCGCGAGGCGGTGGCGAAGTCGCAGGTCCTGCTGAAGAACGGCAACAGGAACGAGGGGGCGGTCCTGCCCCTCAAGCCCTCCCAGAAGGTGTACGTCGCCGGGTCCAACGCCGACGACATCGGCAACCAGGCCGGCGGCTGGACGATCAGCTGGCAGGGCTCGTCCGGGAAGATCACCCCGGGCACGACGATCCTTGAGGGTATGAGAAAGGCGGCCGGGGACCCGGACTCGGTCACGTACTCGCAAGACGCCTCCGCCGCCACGGACGGACACGACGTGGGCGTGGTCGTCGTCGGGGAGACCCCGTACGCCGAAGGCATCGGAGACGTCGGCAACGGACACGACCTGGAGCTGACCGACGCCGACCAGGCGGCGGTGGACAAGGTCTGCGCGGCCATGAAGTGCGCGGTCCTGATCGTCTCGGGCCGCCCGCAGCTCATCGGCGACCAGCTCGGGGACATGGACGCGCTGGTGGCCTCCTGGCTGCCGGGTTCCGAGGGCGACGGCGTGGCCGACGTGCTCTACGGCAAGCGCCCCTTCACCGGGCAGCTCCCGGTGACCTGGCCGAAGTCGGAGGCGCAGCTTCCGATCAACGTGGGGGACACGGCATACGACCCGCAGTTCCCGTACGGCTGGGGCCTGACCACCCTGAAGAAGCCCCCGGCCGGCGGTGAGCTGACCCTCGCGGCCCTCGCCGTGGCCGCCCAGGTCGCCGAGACGGCGAAGCTGGGCAGGACCCCGGCGGGCAAGGCGATCGTGGACCGGGCGAGGCTGCTGGTCCAGCAGAGGATCAACGGGAAGTTCACCCAGGCGGTGTCGAAGCCGTTCGCGGAGGCGGACCACCTGCTGCTCACGGGCGATCTGACGGGCGCGGTGGCCAAGCTGCGTACGGCGTACCGAGCCGCGTAGGCCGCGCAGCGACCAAGGGCTCCAGGCGGGCGACGCCGTTCTTCGCCCGCCTGGAGTAGCGTTAAGTATGAGGAAAAGGCTCTTCCCCTCGCTGTTGGCGGGCCTGCTGCTCATCTTGGCAGCGGCTGTACTCGCCCTGACCTCCCCTACGTCGACTGCCGCCCCCGCCGCCCCCGCCGCAACCATCCAAGACGCCGCCCAGGCCCTGCGCGACGACCCGGTGTATGTGGACCCGGACGCTCGCGATCAGCTTTCCGTCGCTGACGAGAAGGCCCTGGAAGAGAAGATCACGGACGCCGACAAGCCGGTGTTCGTGGCAGTCCTGCCCGACACCGAGGCCTTCCCTGAGGAAGGCCTTCTCCAGACCCTGCGCAGCGACACCGGCATCACCGGCGTCTACGCGGTCCGGCTCGGCGACGGCTTCGACGCGGGCGCGGACCCGCAGGTCATGCCGGTCCGGGCGGTGCAGAACCTCACGGCCTCCGTGGAGAACCCCGCCATCGCCACGG
Encoded here:
- a CDS encoding LacI family DNA-binding transcriptional regulator; translation: MRVTIADVAREAGVSKTTVSRVINTKGEVDRSTAARVREVIAQLGYVPSSGAVGLARGSSRTVGMLVPSLTWPWMGELLQGVVDTVEAADYGLLLFTCNRGAESVQRFTSQVSARAFDGLVVVEPENTLGHLTELHRGGLPIVLIDDRGHHPEFPSVVTTNHEGGASAARHLRAAGRTRPLVLTGPRNFGCVRDRRDGFHSVLPTDLVVEGDFTERGGRLAVEELLARGAEFDSVFAHNDISAAGVLRALRAAGRRVPDDIAVVGFDDIPMAEHTEPPLTTVRQPTRRMGETAARMLLSRLGGTPVPDGPAVLPTELVVRHSAP
- a CDS encoding ABC transporter substrate-binding protein; this translates as MSVRRRTTLRAVAAATAVVALAAGCSNANSGADKGGDAAGVLTLGKPDGPQTNNSNPFLNTSAGAVLGYRYMIYEPLAMTNMIKPAEKADPWLATAWEWQDNFTEVTFTLDERAKWADGRPLTAADVEFTFNLLKKHPALNGNGIPFDGIAVEGEKVVLTFKESQFVNQNKIIQTFIVPKHIWEKVENPETWPNRTPVGSGPYKLKTFTPQTTTLTATPSYWNGDTKVKELRYTAYNDNSAATTALATGKVEWSFVFMPNHKRLFIDKDPQHHHLWFPSGLGIHGLWFNTARKPFDNPALRRAMAMVVDRKAIHIQAQATLYPEITNPTGIPLPAGEPFLAPEYENATTEPDVAGAKKVLAEAGFTLSGGVLKDPGGKPVKLTFTDPAGWNDYITGLAIIKDDIKEIGIEAEVRTQTAEAWGTDVANGNFDATLHWTNSGATPYDMYQNVMDGAILQPIGKSSQAGNFGRFKSPEATAALKEYANATTDGARTKALNTLQKIFVEQAPMIPTAAAPIGAEYSTKNWTGWPTEADPYAPPQHTQPSALEIVLSLKPTAK
- a CDS encoding oligopeptide/dipeptide ABC transporter ATP-binding protein, which gives rise to MTTDQSENVRTGAAVGTDAAMSTDPTGADVVLEARGVTKHFPLRRTARDLFARERRSVHAVDDVSLRLARGTVTALVGESGSGKSTVARLLAQLHPLTSGEIRLGGTPVVAGRGRSFRRYVRRVQLIFQDPFASLNPVHTVRYHLTRSLKIHGRAGRGGAELEENLAALLNRVQLTPPQQFLEKFPHELSGGQRQRVAIARALGADPQVLLADEPVSMLDVSIRLGVLNLLRDLKERLHLAILYITHDIASARYFADTTLVMYAGRIVEGGDSERVTQHPAHPYTQLLIASAPDPDRVVAQEEQEETGTGEPPSLIAPPAGCRFHPRCPKAMERCRTEPPPRFDLADGQWAACWLYEGTGTRVDEGASTKEVSR
- a CDS encoding ABC transporter permease, with the translated sequence MKYVLQRVAFYTVTAWAAITINFLIPRLMPGDPVQALLSRYQGQLDTKAIDSLKALFGLDEQQSMWQQYTDYWAHLLDGDLGLSFTFFPTPVSEVIGQSLPWTLALVGVTTLISFVLGTGIGVYSGWKRGSWLDGLLPVTTFISSIPYFWLGLVAIALFAEKWSLFPGSGGYDNALVPAFDWPFVSSALYHAVLPGVTIVLSAVAGWILGMRNMMVTVSSEDYVMVAQAKGLPERRVMFGYAARNAVLPNISGFALSLGFIVGGTLLVEMVFTYPGIGFQLLQAVGAKDYPLMQGVFLIITLSVLAANLLADLVYAALDPRTRKEA
- a CDS encoding ABC transporter permease gives rise to the protein MSATPTDAAVLGGAPAPAAPTRRARLRFLRGGKTRTGLIMLAFFVLLAVAGPWLAPYDPDAMSDQLLQPPSGAHWFGTTHTGQDVFSQILIGTRGVLVVGLLAAVIATVLSVLVGVSAGFLGGAADEILSALSNIFLVLPGLPLIIIVASFVPDTGDLIIAVAIALTSWAWGARILRAQTLSLRRRDYVEAARATGESTPRIILFEILPNLTAVIASGFVGTVIFAVLTEITLAFIGVADISHWNWGTVLFWAQSNQALAQGAWWWFVPAGLCIALLGTALALINFGIDEFVNPRLRTATGSSRKVRMRVGFTPVARRSAGDGPRRHSSKEPRT
- a CDS encoding ABC transporter ATP-binding protein — its product is MSAEPVLTISGLNVDYGTDRAAVHALRDIDLTLHRGEVLGLAGESGSGKSTLAYAATRLLSPPGVITGGEVHYHRPGGDRIDILSLAPEQLRAFRWQELSIVFQGAMNSLNPVHTVHSQLTDVLKAHRPDLRKSQRADRAKELLGLVGISADRLAAYPHQLSGGMRQRVMIAMALALDPEIVIMDEPTTALDVVMQRQILRRLVRLREQLNFSVVFITHDISLLIEFSDRIAIMYGGRIVEEAGAAEIYRDPRHPYSDGLLHSFPALHGPRREMTGIPGSPPHLSAMPNGCAFHPRCAQAFAPCATQIPPLAPPAPGPAAEAAVPGEAPASGRREVACHLHAPGPDSARAPGAPLPEPTV
- a CDS encoding GH1 family beta-glucosidase, which produces MNPATTPQRQRLLRPAPVRGLPADFRWGVATSSYQIEGAAAEDGRTPSIWDTFCRVPGAVEGGERGDVACDHYHRMSEDVELIAGLGVDTYRFSLAWPRIQPGGRGPVNTKGLDFYQRLVDELRGRGVTPWITLYHWDLPQELEDAGGWPERDTALRFAEYAALAHDALGDRVEHWTTLNEPWCSAMLGYAYGLHAPGRRDLGAALHAVHHLLLGHGLAAGALRDAAGGNPLELGITLNLGTATPETDSEADREACRRADGMGARLYLDPVVHGRYPEDVIADLAAQNIELPVRDGDAAAIATPIDVLGVNFYRGALFSGVTDDGSPIDAEGVPVVRMVDRDLPRTAMGWEINPTELTDLLLRLERDYGLPTVITENGAAFDDTVAPDGSVPDADRTAYLADHIAAVVAARAQGADVRGYFAWSLMDNFEWAYGYGKRFGIVRVDYDTQVRTLKDSAKWYRNTIGLTRAGTA